Genomic window (Vampirovibrionales bacterium):
GAGACCCGTTCAACAGCGTGATTTCTTCCAGCGGGAGCCAGTCGACGCTTTTAAAAAACTCCAGCAATTGCCGCTCGCGTCGCTCGCTTGCGCCGCTGGCCAGATACTGCTCCAGCGCCTGCCGCGAGCGGCTGGAGAGAAAATCAAATACGGGCAGGGCGTGACGCCCAAAAAACGACTGGCGGGCCGCAACCATCAGGAACATCCCGAATGCGCGCAACTGACGACTCTTTTAGCCTATCACGCCTGTCCGGCCCTGAGGCGGCGCGCGCGTCAAACTGTTACATGCGCGCCAGACGCTGCCAAATAGGCGGGCCTCGTTATAATGACAATACCCCCGATTTCTTAAGCCTCGATGCCTCTTCGCCTTCCCCATCAAGGAGACGCCCAGCTCTCATGACGCGCGCCGTCCGCCTGTCCACTTACCTGCTCATCGCCCTGCTTGCATGGGGGGCCGGGCTGCGCGTGGCGCCGTCGGCGAGTGCGCAAATTATCGCCGACCCGGCTTATTACGCCAGCGTCGTCGAGGCGCAGCCAGAGCCGACGTCCTTCACGCTGCCTGTCGGCTCGGCTTTGCACGTCGTGCTTCAAACGCCTGTGAGTACGGCCATTAACCACGTCGGCGATCCCGTCGAGGCGGCCGTGTCGCAGCCGCTGTATATCGGCCGGACGCTGGTTTTGGGCAAGCAGGCGCGTCTGCTGGGCCGCGTCACGGTGTGCGAGGTCCCGGTTCAGGGAGAAAACGCCACGCTGGGCATTCGCTTTGACCGCCTCACTCAGGACGACGGCGCACAACTGCCTGTCGTTGCGCATGTTCAAACGGATCGTCCCGGGCATGTCTGGGGCGGAGAGCTGACGCCGGGCACTAAATTTCGGGCGATTCCCTATCACGTGTGGGGCATTGGGGCTTACAACCGCGTGGTGCTGGATGGTCCGCGTCAAATGGGCGCCCATATCCAGTGGCTGCCCGGCGAGCGGATGACCCTCATTTTAGAAAGCCCGCTGACCTTGACGCCGCTCAGCGCCGATTAATCGCGCGCGCGTAGAAGTCAGAAATCCTGACGCTAAAATCTTTACAAAAATTCGTGATTTTGACCCGTTTTTGGCCCCCTTTTCGTCTTGCTGAAAACCACGTCGTCAGCGTGTTTTTGGCTGTTTTTAAAGCAATTTCCGTTTTCTGCGATAACAATAATACAAAGACTTCTTCTTCCTCCTCTTCTTCCACTTTCTCTTCCCCCTTACCTCCTTCCAGCCAGACTTACCAACCTCAATGACTTCAGCAACAGTTACTCCTCATAGCGCGCACAACTTTAATTCATTTAAAGTTGTGCTTTTTCTTTTGCGCGGATTTCCCATTCGAGCTGCCCGTCTTGCAATGTCTCCGGCGCGGCGCTTTGAATCGCGCGTGCGGTTTCGCTACAATTAAACAGGCTTGAATCCGCCGTGGCTTTATTGGTCGTCGCTCGGCGCCCCGCACCGGATTCACCCCTGAGAGGAGTCGTTTCCATGAGGATCCGCCGCCGTAGCGCTTTATCCACCGCGCGCGCGCCCTTTTTAAAAATTGTTTTTAGAATATTTTGTGCGATCTCTCTGCTGACCCTGTGCCTGCGTCCTCTGGCTGCCGAAGCGCTGGAAAACGTCTTTCCCGCGCTGCCGGCGTCTCTGCCGCTTGCCAGAGTCAACGTCGGCGCGGCGGCCTTTGACGCCGAGGTCGCCCGATCTTCTCAACAACAGGCGCACGGGCTGATGGGACGTGCGGAACTGGGCGCTGGCCGCGCGATGCTCTTTCCTTTCGACACTCGCCAGCGCACGGCGTTCTGGATGAAGGACTGTCGCATGCCGCTGGATATCGTCTTCTACCGGGATCTGCGGGTGACGCGCATTGTCGCCAACGCGCCGCCATGCGCCGTGGATCCATGTCCTGTGTATCGTTCGCTGGATTGGGTCGATGGCGCGCTGGAAATATCGGGCGGCGAGGCTGCGCGTCTGGGCCTTCGCGTGGGTGACGCGGTGGTGATAGCGCCTCAACACGGCCCCTTTGTCCCGG
Coding sequences:
- a CDS encoding DUF192 domain-containing protein; this translates as MRIRRRSALSTARAPFLKIVFRIFCAISLLTLCLRPLAAEALENVFPALPASLPLARVNVGAAAFDAEVARSSQQQAHGLMGRAELGAGRAMLFPFDTRQRTAFWMKDCRMPLDIVFYRDLRVTRIVANAPPCAVDPCPVYRSLDWVDGALEISGGEAARLGLRVGDAVVIAPQHGPFVPARSRPPEPGDVSGAFGSGFEHPSPLTDPAQ